In Castanea sativa cultivar Marrone di Chiusa Pesio chromosome 6, ASM4071231v1, a single window of DNA contains:
- the LOC142640798 gene encoding zinc finger CCCH domain-containing protein 13 isoform X3, with protein sequence MLREFSSSRSLERKRKRRKKQDFDGQGDFSGSLRMLEGTEDRVKEGKIMSTDSKDVLEEQLKKVQSDVNILDRRKCQLGADLEESTQEADSLTSRIQELEAQLLKEKEERKRITSKIKKFVKARNRYSRIQDELKRSQVRLQKLGDQLGSDISRNGANEEDSINILSDGENIGSPVTSPHNELQNDASPGKNRLCVNLYPSEELKQGGHLDKTIRFKKLSRWNVQPVQSNRNEIELMKKAVNDGIDSPRPLANEGKHKRGKTVPTSIISADKMKGLESALVVPSTSMAGHVLEEEVEIELDKIEVVKTADTGIEKEPAYEIIGVPLPLPPPPPIHQNNYSLHEGDDENVDVDGLEMVHVDIV encoded by the exons ATGCTTCGTG AGTTTAGCTCTTCCAGATCCCTTGAGAGGAAGAG AAAACGTAGGAAAAAGCAAGACTTTGATGGCCAAGGTGATTTCTCTGGAAGCTTGAGAATGTTGGAGGGAACTGAAGATCGagttaaagaaggaaaaattatgTCCACTGATTCCAAGGATGTTCTTGAGGAACAG TTGAAGAAAGTGCAGTCAGACGTGAACATTCTTGATCGCCGCAAATGTCAATTAGGG GCCGACCTGGAAGAGAGCACCCAAGAAGCAGATAGTCTTACTTCTAGAATTCAGGAGCTTGAGGCTCAGCTGCTCAAAGAGAAAGAGGAACGTAAAAG GATCACCTCAAAAATCAAGAAGTTTGTGAAGGCACGTAATCGTTATTCACGGATACAAGACGAACTAAAGAG ATCACAAGTCCGACTTCAGAAGTTGGGAGATCAGCTTGGTTCAGATATATCTAGAAATGGTGCCAATGAAGAGGATTCCATTAATATTTTAAGTGATGGAGAAAATATTGGTTCTCCTGTAACCAGTCCACATAATGAGCTGCAGAATGATGCTTCTCCCGGCAAGAACAGGCTATGTGTTAATCTATATCCTTCTGAAGAACTAAAACAAG GGGGACATCTGGACAAAACAATAAGATTCAAGAAACTTTCTAGGTGGAATGTGCAACCTGTCCAATCAAATCGCAATGAAATTGAGCTAATGAAGAAGGCAGTGAATGATGGAATTGACAGTCCTAGGCCCCTAGCAAATGAAGGCAAGCATAAGCGAGGAAAGACTGTTCCTACTAGCATAATCTCTGCAGATAAG ATGAAGGGCTTGGAGTCTGCACTTGTAGTACCATCAACCAGCATGGCTGGACACGTATTAGAGGAAGAAGTTGAAATTGAATTGGACAAAATTGAGGTGGTCAAAACTGCTGATACAGGAATTGAGAAGGAACCTGCGTATGAGATCATTGGCGTGCCATTACCACTTCCCCCACCGCCACCAATCCATCAAAACAATTATTCACTG CATGAGGGTGATGATGAGAATGTAGATGTAGATGGGCTTGAGATGGTGCATGTGGACATTGTTTAA
- the LOC142640798 gene encoding zinc finger CCCH domain-containing protein 13 isoform X1 translates to MVERKLFKTKLCVLYQKGRCSRQSCSFAHGDSELRGFSASYSGRRDYQGSDLRDKLARRHSPSRRYSPVRDARGRQMLREFSSSRSLERKRKRRKKQDFDGQGDFSGSLRMLEGTEDRVKEGKIMSTDSKDVLEEQLKKVQSDVNILDRRKCQLGADLEESTQEADSLTSRIQELEAQLLKEKEERKRITSKIKKFVKARNRYSRIQDELKRSQVRLQKLGDQLGSDISRNGANEEDSINILSDGENIGSPVTSPHNELQNDASPGKNRLCVNLYPSEELKQGGHLDKTIRFKKLSRWNVQPVQSNRNEIELMKKAVNDGIDSPRPLANEGKHKRGKTVPTSIISADKMKGLESALVVPSTSMAGHVLEEEVEIELDKIEVVKTADTGIEKEPAYEIIGVPLPLPPPPPIHQNNYSLHEGDDENVDVDGLEMVHVDIV, encoded by the exons ATGGTTGAGAGGAAGCTATTCAAGACGAAACTGTGCGTTTTGTATCAGAAGGGCAGGTGTTCGCGCCAAAGTTGCTCCTTTGCGCATGGTGACTCGGAGCTCCGAGGTTTCTCTGCCTCGTATAGTG GCAGGCGGGACTATCAAGGTAGTGACTTGAGGGATAAGCTTGCTAGAAGGCATTCTCCATCACGGAGGTATTCACCTGTGAGAGATGCAAGAGGCCGACAAATGCTTCGTG AGTTTAGCTCTTCCAGATCCCTTGAGAGGAAGAG AAAACGTAGGAAAAAGCAAGACTTTGATGGCCAAGGTGATTTCTCTGGAAGCTTGAGAATGTTGGAGGGAACTGAAGATCGagttaaagaaggaaaaattatgTCCACTGATTCCAAGGATGTTCTTGAGGAACAG TTGAAGAAAGTGCAGTCAGACGTGAACATTCTTGATCGCCGCAAATGTCAATTAGGG GCCGACCTGGAAGAGAGCACCCAAGAAGCAGATAGTCTTACTTCTAGAATTCAGGAGCTTGAGGCTCAGCTGCTCAAAGAGAAAGAGGAACGTAAAAG GATCACCTCAAAAATCAAGAAGTTTGTGAAGGCACGTAATCGTTATTCACGGATACAAGACGAACTAAAGAG ATCACAAGTCCGACTTCAGAAGTTGGGAGATCAGCTTGGTTCAGATATATCTAGAAATGGTGCCAATGAAGAGGATTCCATTAATATTTTAAGTGATGGAGAAAATATTGGTTCTCCTGTAACCAGTCCACATAATGAGCTGCAGAATGATGCTTCTCCCGGCAAGAACAGGCTATGTGTTAATCTATATCCTTCTGAAGAACTAAAACAAG GGGGACATCTGGACAAAACAATAAGATTCAAGAAACTTTCTAGGTGGAATGTGCAACCTGTCCAATCAAATCGCAATGAAATTGAGCTAATGAAGAAGGCAGTGAATGATGGAATTGACAGTCCTAGGCCCCTAGCAAATGAAGGCAAGCATAAGCGAGGAAAGACTGTTCCTACTAGCATAATCTCTGCAGATAAG ATGAAGGGCTTGGAGTCTGCACTTGTAGTACCATCAACCAGCATGGCTGGACACGTATTAGAGGAAGAAGTTGAAATTGAATTGGACAAAATTGAGGTGGTCAAAACTGCTGATACAGGAATTGAGAAGGAACCTGCGTATGAGATCATTGGCGTGCCATTACCACTTCCCCCACCGCCACCAATCCATCAAAACAATTATTCACTG CATGAGGGTGATGATGAGAATGTAGATGTAGATGGGCTTGAGATGGTGCATGTGGACATTGTTTAA
- the LOC142640798 gene encoding zinc finger CCCH domain-containing protein 13 isoform X2 codes for MVERKLFKTKLCVLYQKGRCSRQSCSFAHGDSELRGFSASYSGRRDYQGSDLRDKLARRHSPSRRYSPVRDARGRQMLREFSSSRSLERKRKKQDFDGQGDFSGSLRMLEGTEDRVKEGKIMSTDSKDVLEEQLKKVQSDVNILDRRKCQLGADLEESTQEADSLTSRIQELEAQLLKEKEERKRITSKIKKFVKARNRYSRIQDELKRSQVRLQKLGDQLGSDISRNGANEEDSINILSDGENIGSPVTSPHNELQNDASPGKNRLCVNLYPSEELKQGGHLDKTIRFKKLSRWNVQPVQSNRNEIELMKKAVNDGIDSPRPLANEGKHKRGKTVPTSIISADKMKGLESALVVPSTSMAGHVLEEEVEIELDKIEVVKTADTGIEKEPAYEIIGVPLPLPPPPPIHQNNYSLHEGDDENVDVDGLEMVHVDIV; via the exons ATGGTTGAGAGGAAGCTATTCAAGACGAAACTGTGCGTTTTGTATCAGAAGGGCAGGTGTTCGCGCCAAAGTTGCTCCTTTGCGCATGGTGACTCGGAGCTCCGAGGTTTCTCTGCCTCGTATAGTG GCAGGCGGGACTATCAAGGTAGTGACTTGAGGGATAAGCTTGCTAGAAGGCATTCTCCATCACGGAGGTATTCACCTGTGAGAGATGCAAGAGGCCGACAAATGCTTCGTG AGTTTAGCTCTTCCAGATCCCTTGAGAGGAAGAG GAAAAAGCAAGACTTTGATGGCCAAGGTGATTTCTCTGGAAGCTTGAGAATGTTGGAGGGAACTGAAGATCGagttaaagaaggaaaaattatgTCCACTGATTCCAAGGATGTTCTTGAGGAACAG TTGAAGAAAGTGCAGTCAGACGTGAACATTCTTGATCGCCGCAAATGTCAATTAGGG GCCGACCTGGAAGAGAGCACCCAAGAAGCAGATAGTCTTACTTCTAGAATTCAGGAGCTTGAGGCTCAGCTGCTCAAAGAGAAAGAGGAACGTAAAAG GATCACCTCAAAAATCAAGAAGTTTGTGAAGGCACGTAATCGTTATTCACGGATACAAGACGAACTAAAGAG ATCACAAGTCCGACTTCAGAAGTTGGGAGATCAGCTTGGTTCAGATATATCTAGAAATGGTGCCAATGAAGAGGATTCCATTAATATTTTAAGTGATGGAGAAAATATTGGTTCTCCTGTAACCAGTCCACATAATGAGCTGCAGAATGATGCTTCTCCCGGCAAGAACAGGCTATGTGTTAATCTATATCCTTCTGAAGAACTAAAACAAG GGGGACATCTGGACAAAACAATAAGATTCAAGAAACTTTCTAGGTGGAATGTGCAACCTGTCCAATCAAATCGCAATGAAATTGAGCTAATGAAGAAGGCAGTGAATGATGGAATTGACAGTCCTAGGCCCCTAGCAAATGAAGGCAAGCATAAGCGAGGAAAGACTGTTCCTACTAGCATAATCTCTGCAGATAAG ATGAAGGGCTTGGAGTCTGCACTTGTAGTACCATCAACCAGCATGGCTGGACACGTATTAGAGGAAGAAGTTGAAATTGAATTGGACAAAATTGAGGTGGTCAAAACTGCTGATACAGGAATTGAGAAGGAACCTGCGTATGAGATCATTGGCGTGCCATTACCACTTCCCCCACCGCCACCAATCCATCAAAACAATTATTCACTG CATGAGGGTGATGATGAGAATGTAGATGTAGATGGGCTTGAGATGGTGCATGTGGACATTGTTTAA